The following proteins are co-located in the Pelobates fuscus isolate aPelFus1 unplaced genomic scaffold, aPelFus1.pri scaffold_32, whole genome shotgun sequence genome:
- the LOC134585289 gene encoding serine/threonine-protein phosphatase PGAM5, mitochondrial-like has translation MSTYIWWTPGREQASLTGQRLALLASEGSNFSCIIYPSLTRSTETADIISQNLPDIKMCSSSLLHEGPPIRPVPAESKWIPDLSYFKDGPRIEAAFRKYILRADPEQTKDSYEIIVCHDNVIRYFVCRALQLPLEAWLRLPLYHGSITKLLIKPDDVSLKMLGEAGFMPPGKLTGA, from the exons ATGTCCACCTATatctggtggaccccag GGCGTGAACAGGCCAGCCTAACAGGACAGCGTCTGGCACTTCTTGCAAGTGAAGGGAGTAACTTTAGCTGCATTATTTATCCGTCATTGACCAGATCCACAGAAACTGCTGATATCATCAGTCAGAATTTACCAG ATATTAAAATGTGCAGCTCCAGTCTGCTTCACGAAGGACCTCCAATCCGACCAGTTCCTGCGGAATCCAAGTGGATACCAGATCTTTCT TATTTTAAAGATGGCCCACGCATTGAGGCTGCATTCAGGAAGTACATCCTCCGTGCAGATCCAGAACAAACAAAAGACAGTTATGAAATAATAGTCTGCCATGATAATGTGATCCGCTACTTTGTATGCAG GGCACTACAACTCCCACTGGAAGCTTGGCTCCGACTGCCTCTCTATCATGGTAGTATTACAAAGCTGTTGATAAAACCTGATGATGTGTCACTGAAGATGCTTGGTGAGGCTGGCTTTATGCCCCCGGGGAAACTCACGGGAGCTTAG